The following are encoded in a window of Lampris incognitus isolate fLamInc1 chromosome 15, fLamInc1.hap2, whole genome shotgun sequence genomic DNA:
- the heca gene encoding headcase protein homolog has protein sequence MPNQKSSKGKKSKRTNSSGDEQENGASAAATGGAATAAQLGATAAPRNECGSEAPCATPLVCSLGCTIDLEKDDYQRVLCNSEVCPYGNWMHLQCFYEWESSILVQFNCIGRARSWNEKQCRQNMWTKKGYDLAFRFCSCRCGQGHLKKDTDWYQVKRMQDERKKKPSERSLARTGASSGGLGSGDGQPDDLKKSKPPGAGGGGKLVHRASSQELPPRQSVDRQNSTERGGGHSTGVPLPQGPLHKSPCDSPGQSPPMGFSFYSPAATFGVPGGGLGGSSRVSRHLGEFFKSAVHMETQRKHLLASGALIRSGSCSLGASGGAVGGPVSSHLDAGSVLPLPLSFTLPLPHRLTPSGLSDGSHPHPVQFLRRLDLSELLAHIPRHKINTYHVRMEDDTHAGQGEELRRFILSALSASQRNVVNCALCHRALPVFEQFPLVDGTLFLSPSRHDEMEYDVPCHLQGRLMHLYAICVDCLEGVHKIVCIKCKSRWDGSWHQLGTMYTYDILAASPCCQARLNCKHCGKPVVDVRVGMQYFSEYSNVQQCPHCGNLDYHFVKPFSSYKVLEAY, from the exons atGCCAAACCAGAAAAGCAGCAAGGGGAAGAAGAGCAAGCGCACCAACAGCAGCGGAGATGAGCAGGAAAACGGAGCGAGCGCGGCCGCGACCGGAGGCGCAGCCACGGCGGCGCAGCTGGGAGCGACGGCGGCACCTCGGAACGAGTGCGGGAGCG AGGCCCCTTGTGCGACTCCTCTGGTGTGCAGCCTGGGCTGCACCATCGACCTGGAGAAAGACGACTACCAGCGTGTGCTTTGCAACAGTGAGGTCTGCCCTTATGGCAACTGGATGCACCTGCAGTGCTTCTATGAGTGGGAAAGCTCTATCCTCGTCCAGTTCAACTGTATTGGACGTGCACGCTCCTGGAATGAGAAGCAGTGCCGTCAGAACATGTGGACCAAGAAAGGTTACGACCTGGCCTTCCGTTTCTGCTCCTGCCGCTGTGGCCAGGGCCACCTGAAAAAAGACACGGACTGGTACCAGGTCAAACGCATGCAGGATGAGCGCAAGAAGAAGCCCTCAGAGAGGAGCTTGGCCAGGACTGGGGCCAGTAGTGGAGGTTTGGGCTCTGGAGACGGCCAGCCTGATGACCTCAAGAAAAGCAAGCCACCCGGGGCAGGAGGAGGTGGTAAATTAGTCCACAGGGCCTCGAGTCAGGAGCTTCCACCGAGGCAGTCAGTGGACCGCCAGAACtcgacagagagaggaggaggacacagTACAGGAGTACCCCTTCCTCAGGGACCTCTGCATAAATCTCCCTGCGATTCCCCGGGACAATCCCCTCCCATGGGGTTCTCCTTCTACTCACCCGCCGCTACCTTCGGGGTGCCCGGGGGAGGATTAGGTGGTAGTTCGCGGGTGTCCCGCCACTTAGGGGAATTCTTTAAATCAGCTGTCCACATGGAGACTCAGAGGAAACACCTCCTGGCTAGCGGTGCCCTCATTcggagtggcagctgctctctgGGAGCCTCCGGCGGCGCTGTAGGCGGGCCTGTCAGCTCTCATCTAGATGCCGGCTCAGTTTTACCCCTTCCCCTATCCTTCACCCTCCCACTCCCCCACCGCCTCACCCCCAGTGGCCTGAGTGACGGCAGCCACCCTCACCCAGTGCAGTTCCTAAGGAGGCTGGACCTCTCGGAGCTTCTTGCCCACATCCCCCGCCACAAGATCAACACTTACCACGTCCGCATGGAGGATGACACCCATGCCGGCCAGGGAGAGGAGCTACGCAG GTTCATCCTGTCAGCTCTTAGCGCTAGCCAGCGCAACGTGGTCAACTGTGCCCTGTGCCACCGGGCTCTGCCAGTTTTCGAACAGTTCCCCCTGGTGGATGGGACACTGTTCCTCAGCCCCTCACGCCATGACGAAATGGAGTATGATGTTCCCTGCCACCTCCAAG GCAGGCTGATGCACCTGTACGCCATCTGTGTGGACTGTCTGGAAGGGGTCCATAAGATTGTATGCATCAAATGCAAGTCACGATGGGACGGGAGCTGGCACCAACTGGGCACCATGTACACCTACGACATCCTGGCTGCTTCACCGTGTTGTCAG GCCCGTCTCAACTGCAAGCACTGTGGCAAGCCGGTGGTGGACGTGCGGGTGGGGATGCAGTACTTCTCTGAATACAGCAACGTCCAGCAGTGTCCCCACTGCGGCAACCTGGACTACCACTTCGTCAAACCGTTTTCCTCTTACAAAGTACTGGAGGCCTATTGA